The following coding sequences lie in one Paracidovorax avenae genomic window:
- a CDS encoding SDR family oxidoreductase yields the protein MPSLDHRIAIVTGASSGIGRAAALLFAQQGARVVAGARRQAELDRLVAEIRDAGGQATALAGDVCDAAYAEALVQEAVGRFGGLDIAFNNAGTLGPLGPTTDIHPDDWRHTLDTNLGSAFLGARQQIPAMRERGGGSVIFTSTFVGYTAGFAGVAAYAASKSGLIGLAQALAAEYGGEGIRVNALLPGGTDTPMAREMNGSPEALAQVARLHALRRLARPEEIAQAALYLASDASSFVTGTAMLVDGGISVLRG from the coding sequence ATGCCTTCCCTCGACCACCGCATCGCCATCGTCACGGGCGCCAGCTCGGGCATCGGCCGGGCTGCCGCCCTGCTCTTCGCGCAGCAGGGCGCACGCGTCGTGGCCGGAGCGCGGCGGCAGGCAGAACTGGACCGGCTCGTGGCGGAGATCCGGGACGCCGGCGGGCAGGCCACCGCACTGGCCGGCGACGTCTGCGATGCGGCATATGCCGAGGCCCTGGTGCAGGAGGCGGTCGGACGGTTCGGCGGGCTGGACATCGCCTTCAACAACGCCGGCACGCTCGGGCCCCTCGGCCCCACGACCGACATCCATCCGGACGACTGGCGCCACACGCTGGACACCAATCTCGGCAGCGCATTCCTCGGCGCGCGGCAGCAGATCCCGGCCATGCGGGAGCGCGGCGGCGGCTCCGTCATCTTCACTTCCACCTTCGTCGGCTACACCGCCGGGTTCGCGGGCGTGGCGGCGTACGCAGCCAGCAAGTCCGGCCTCATCGGGCTGGCGCAGGCCCTGGCGGCCGAATATGGCGGCGAAGGAATACGCGTCAATGCCCTGCTGCCCGGCGGCACCGACACCCCCATGGCACGCGAGATGAACGGCAGCCCCGAGGCCCTGGCCCAGGTGGCCCGGCTGCACGCCCTGCGGCGGCTGGCGCGCCCCGAGGAAATCGCGCAGGCGGCGCTCTACCTGGCGTCGGACGCATCGTCTTTCGTCACAGGCACCGCGATGC
- the leuB gene encoding 3-isopropylmalate dehydrogenase, whose protein sequence is MKIAVLPGDGIGPEIVAEAVKVLDALDLPFEMESALVGGAAYEAHGHPLPEATLKLAQEADATLFGAVGDWKYDKLDRPLRPEQAILGLRKNLGLFANFRPAICYEQLVGASSLKPELIAGLDILIIRELTGDIYFGQPRGRRTAVDGHFPGAEEAFDTMRYSKPEIERIAHVAFQAARKRSKKVTSVDKANVLETFQFWKDVVTEVGQQYPDVELQHMYVDNAAMQLVKAPKAFDVVVTGNMFGDILSDEASMLTGSIGMLPSASLNAKNQGLYEPSHGSAPDIAGQGVANPLATILSAAMMLRFSLNQEAAAQRIEAAVQNVLAQGLRTPDIWSEGTTKVGTAQMGDAVVKALAR, encoded by the coding sequence ATGAAAATCGCAGTTCTGCCGGGCGACGGCATCGGACCGGAAATCGTGGCCGAGGCCGTGAAAGTGCTCGACGCGCTCGACCTGCCGTTCGAGATGGAGTCGGCGCTGGTCGGCGGCGCGGCCTACGAGGCGCACGGCCATCCCCTGCCCGAGGCCACGCTGAAGCTCGCCCAGGAGGCCGACGCCACGCTGTTCGGCGCCGTGGGCGACTGGAAGTACGACAAGCTCGACCGCCCGCTGCGCCCCGAGCAGGCCATCCTCGGCCTGCGCAAGAACCTGGGCCTGTTCGCCAACTTCCGTCCGGCCATCTGCTACGAGCAGCTGGTGGGCGCCTCCAGCCTCAAGCCCGAGCTGATCGCGGGCCTGGACATCCTCATCATCCGCGAGCTGACGGGCGACATCTACTTCGGCCAGCCGCGCGGCCGCCGCACGGCAGTGGACGGCCACTTCCCCGGTGCCGAGGAAGCCTTCGACACCATGCGCTACTCGAAACCCGAGATCGAGCGCATCGCCCACGTCGCCTTCCAGGCCGCGCGCAAGCGCAGCAAGAAGGTCACGAGCGTGGACAAGGCCAACGTGCTGGAGACCTTCCAGTTCTGGAAGGACGTGGTCACCGAAGTGGGCCAGCAATACCCGGATGTGGAGCTGCAGCACATGTACGTGGACAACGCCGCCATGCAACTGGTGAAGGCGCCCAAGGCCTTCGACGTGGTGGTCACCGGCAACATGTTCGGCGACATCCTCTCGGACGAGGCTTCGATGCTCACCGGCTCGATCGGCATGCTGCCCTCGGCCAGCCTGAACGCGAAGAACCAGGGCCTGTACGAGCCCAGCCACGGTAGCGCACCCGACATCGCCGGCCAGGGCGTGGCCAATCCGCTGGCCACGATCCTGTCGGCCGCGATGATGCTGCGCTTCAGCCTGAACCAGGAAGCCGCCGCCCAGCGCATCGAAGCCGCCGTGCAGAACGTGCTGGCCCAGGGGCTGCGCACGCCCGACATCTGGAGCGAGGGCACGACCAAGGTCGGCACGGCGCAGATGGGCGATGCAGTGGTGAAGGCCCTGGCGCGCTGA
- the leuD gene encoding 3-isopropylmalate dehydratase small subunit, producing the protein MQKFTLHKGLVAPMDRENVDTDAIIPKQFLKSIKKTGFGPNLFDEWRYLDQPGQPGVPESARKPNPDFVLNQPRYAGASILLARKNFGCGSSREHAPWALDQYGFRAIIAPSFADIFFNNSFKNGLLPIVLPEDTVAQLFDAVHAFPGYELTVDLERQVIVRPQGEEIPFEVNAFRKYCLLNGFDDIGLTLRQSDKIRAFEAERLATKPWLAHTMPG; encoded by the coding sequence ATGCAGAAATTCACCCTCCACAAAGGCCTCGTGGCCCCCATGGACCGCGAAAACGTCGATACCGACGCCATCATCCCCAAGCAGTTCCTGAAGTCGATCAAGAAGACGGGCTTCGGCCCCAACCTGTTCGACGAATGGCGCTACCTGGACCAGCCGGGCCAGCCCGGCGTGCCGGAATCGGCCCGCAAGCCCAACCCCGACTTCGTGCTGAACCAGCCGCGCTATGCGGGCGCCTCCATCCTGCTGGCGCGCAAGAACTTCGGCTGCGGGTCGAGCCGCGAGCATGCGCCCTGGGCGCTGGACCAGTACGGCTTTCGCGCCATCATCGCGCCGAGCTTCGCCGACATCTTCTTCAACAACAGCTTCAAGAACGGCCTGCTGCCGATCGTGCTGCCGGAAGACACCGTCGCCCAGCTGTTCGACGCGGTGCACGCCTTCCCCGGCTACGAACTGACGGTGGACCTGGAGCGCCAGGTCATCGTGCGCCCCCAGGGCGAGGAGATCCCGTTCGAGGTGAACGCCTTCCGCAAGTACTGCCTGCTCAACGGCTTCGACGACATCGGCCTCACGCTGCGCCAGTCCGACAAGATCCGCGCCTTCGAGGCCGAGCGGCTCGCCACCAAGCCGTGGCTCGCGCACACCATGCCAGGCTGA
- a CDS encoding entericidin A/B family lipoprotein, whose protein sequence is MKTFTALIALALGLLLAGCNTVKGMGQDVQRAGSAIERAAK, encoded by the coding sequence ATGAAAACCTTCACCGCCCTGATCGCGCTGGCCCTGGGCCTGCTGCTGGCCGGCTGCAACACCGTCAAGGGCATGGGCCAGGACGTGCAGCGCGCCGGCAGCGCCATCGAGCGCGCCGCCAAGTAA